ACCAGCGCGGAATTGTAGGAGTTTTGGATGGCCAGAAGCCGCTCGGGGTGGAAGCGGAGGAGGACATTCGGTGGCGCAAGGACATCCTGCGCAGGTTTGGTTACAAGCTCGGTTAGGTACGGCGCTTCAGGGGAGTAGCTAGGGGCTTGGAATGTGGACAACACTGGAATGTGCGGCATTGGTTTATTATGCTTTTGCTATGCTGAACCCCGGCGATCCCGCACCAAACTTTAGCCTGCCCGACCAAGAAGGTCATCTGCACACCCTCGAGGGCTACCGGGGGCAGTGGGTGGTGCTTTACTTCTATCCCAAAGACGATACCCCCGGCTGCACCAAAGAAGCCTGCAACTTCCGCGACGAAAAGAGCCGCTTAGAAGAGCTAGGTGCGGTGGTGCTAGGGGTTTCTGCCGACGACGTAGAGAGCCACGGCAAGTTTCACGGCAAATATAGCCTTAACTTTCCCCTTTTGGCCAACCCAGAAAAAGACGTCATTCGTGCGTATGGCGCCTGGGGCCGCAAGACCCTGTACGGCAAGGAATATGAGGGGGTGTTCCGCTATACCTACCTGATTGACCCCGAGGGCAGGGTGGCCAAGGTATGGGATAAGGTCAAACCCGACGAGCACGCCCTCGAGGTGGCCGAAGCCCTGCTCGAGCTGCAAAAGCAAGCGGTGTAAAGCAAAGGCAACCCTGAACAGCTAACGAGCGATTGGCCAAGTCGCTGGCCCAAATTCGGTAAGCTGATTAACTTCAAGGGTTGGGCTGCCAAGGAACTATGAATAACCTGGATGCCTATAAACAACAAGCGGCCCTCGAGGCCGTCAAATATGTGCAGTCGGGCATGGTGGTGGGGCTCGGTACCGGCTCCACGGCCAAGTATGCGGTGTTAGAGCTAGGCCGCCGCTTGCGCGAGGGCGAGCTATCCGAGGTGCGTGCAGTGCCCACTTCGGAAGCCACTGCCATGCTGGCCCACGACCTGGGCATTCCGCTGGTGGAGTTGGAGCCCCAGGGGGTCGACCTGGCCATCGATGGCGCCGACGAGATCGCCCCCGACCTCACCCTCATCAAAGGGCTGGGAGGGGCTTTGCTGCGGGAAAAGATTGTGGAGGCCAGCGCCCGGCAGTTTATCGTGATTGCTGACCACAGCAAAAAAGTATCCCAACTGGGGCGTGGGGTGGTTCCGGTGGAGATTGTGCGCTTTGGCTACCGTGCAACCCTACACGCCCTAGCCCGGTTGGGGGAGCCGGTTCTTCGGATGGACGGCGACGAGTTCTTCTATAGCGATGGGGGGAACCTCATCGCCGATGTTCGGTTTGGTCCCATAGCCAACCCGGCAGACCTCGAGGTCCGACTCAAGCGCATTCCGGGCGTGGTGGAAAGCGGGCTATTTGTGGGCCTAGCAACTCGTGCCATTGTGGCGGGGCCTGGGGGAGTGGAGTACCTGGAAAAACCCTCTGGCTAGTTGGGATGCTTGTCAAAGCTGGGTTTGCACGAATAAAATAGCCTTTGTGAAAGGGTGCTTTTTCGCGCGAATGCTGCGAATGTCCCGACGATAGCAAGCAGCGGGCTATCGGCGGGGCGCATTTGCGCCCCGGTTTTTTTCCAAGCGCTCCAGTTCTGCCATTCCCTGATACCCAGGAGCCCAAAACCCTAAGGAGTCACCCGTGAGCAAGATCTTCTACGAAACCGCCGCCATAGACTATGCCAACGCGGCGCCCCACATCGGCCATGTTTACGAAAAAATCATCTGCGACTTTCTGGCCCGTTTTCACCGGCTGGATGGCTACGAGACCAACTTCGTGACCGGAACCGACGAACACGGGGAAAAAATCGCTCGAGCCGCCAAAAATGCCGGGCAAGAACCCCAGGCTTTTGTGGACTACGTTTCCGAGCAGCTTTTCCAACCGACTTATCGGCGCCTGCTGATCAGTTACGACGACTATATCCGCACCACCTCGGAGCGGCACAAGCGCTTTGTGCAAGAAATTCTGCGCAAGGTCTACGAGGCCGGCGACATCTACTATGCCGAGTATGAAGGACTTTACTCGGTGGGCTCCGAGCGCTTTGTGACCGAGAAGGAGTTGGTGAACGGCATTCTGCCCGGCGACTCCGAACCGCCCATCCTGCGCAAAGAAGCCAACTACTTCTTCCGCATGGAAAAGTACCGCCCCTGGCTGGTGGAGTACCTACAGGCACACCCTCACCTAATCCAGCCCCAGGGCTATCGCAACGAGGTGCTGGAAATCCTGAAAGAGCCCATCGGTGACCTATCCATTTCTCGCCCCAAAGACCGGGTGCCCTGGGGCATTCCTATCCCTTGGGACGAGAACCACGTCACCTATGTGTGGTTTGATGCGCTGCTGGCCTACGTTTCCTCGCTGGCCAGCCGGGGCCTTTTCGAGAAGTTTTGGCCCCACGCCTGGCACATCATCGGAAAGGACATTCTCAAACCCCACGCCATCTTCTGGCCCACCATGCTCAAAAGCGCGGGCATGCCCATCTACAAGCGGCTGGTGGTGCACGGACACATCCTGGCCATGGATGGGCGCAAGATGGGCAAGAGCCTGGGCAACGCTATAGATCCTTTGGCCTTGCTGGACAAGTTTGGGGTGGATGCGGTGCACTATGCCTTGCTGCGCGATACCACCCTGGGTTCGGACAGTCCCTTTGGCGAAGAAGTGGTGCACCAGCGCCTCAACAGCGACCTGGCCAACGACCTGGGCAACCTGCTCTCGAGGGTACGTACCATGCTGCTGAGGTACTGTGGGGGGGTCATTCCTGCGCCTTCCTCAGCAGACTCCGAAATTGCCAAAGCCGGGGTGGCGCTAGCTGAAAAGATGCGTAAGGAGGTGGACGCTCTGCGGATCCACCTGGCGCTCGAAGAGGTTCTCCAGTACGTGCGAAGCCTCAACAAGTTCGTCAACGATGCCAAGCCCTGGGAACTGGCCCGTGACCCGAGCCGCAAAAAGAAGCTGGAAGACGCACTTTATACCGCAGTAGAAGGGCTACGGATTGCCAGCGTGCTACTAGAGCCGGCTCTTCCAACCAAAGCCCCCGAACTACGGGCTGCGCTGGGGTTGGGCGACTACAC
This genomic stretch from Meiothermus sp. harbors:
- the bcp gene encoding thioredoxin-dependent thiol peroxidase translates to MLNPGDPAPNFSLPDQEGHLHTLEGYRGQWVVLYFYPKDDTPGCTKEACNFRDEKSRLEELGAVVLGVSADDVESHGKFHGKYSLNFPLLANPEKDVIRAYGAWGRKTLYGKEYEGVFRYTYLIDPEGRVAKVWDKVKPDEHALEVAEALLELQKQAV
- the rpiA gene encoding ribose-5-phosphate isomerase RpiA, with protein sequence MNNLDAYKQQAALEAVKYVQSGMVVGLGTGSTAKYAVLELGRRLREGELSEVRAVPTSEATAMLAHDLGIPLVELEPQGVDLAIDGADEIAPDLTLIKGLGGALLREKIVEASARQFIVIADHSKKVSQLGRGVVPVEIVRFGYRATLHALARLGEPVLRMDGDEFFYSDGGNLIADVRFGPIANPADLEVRLKRIPGVVESGLFVGLATRAIVAGPGGVEYLEKPSG
- the metG gene encoding methionine--tRNA ligase; translation: MSKIFYETAAIDYANAAPHIGHVYEKIICDFLARFHRLDGYETNFVTGTDEHGEKIARAAKNAGQEPQAFVDYVSEQLFQPTYRRLLISYDDYIRTTSERHKRFVQEILRKVYEAGDIYYAEYEGLYSVGSERFVTEKELVNGILPGDSEPPILRKEANYFFRMEKYRPWLVEYLQAHPHLIQPQGYRNEVLEILKEPIGDLSISRPKDRVPWGIPIPWDENHVTYVWFDALLAYVSSLASRGLFEKFWPHAWHIIGKDILKPHAIFWPTMLKSAGMPIYKRLVVHGHILAMDGRKMGKSLGNAIDPLALLDKFGVDAVHYALLRDTTLGSDSPFGEEVVHQRLNSDLANDLGNLLSRVRTMLLRYCGGVIPAPSSADSEIAKAGVALAEKMRKEVDALRIHLALEEVLQYVRSLNKFVNDAKPWELARDPSRKKKLEDALYTAVEGLRIASVLLEPALPTKAPELRAALGLGDYTLAQTETWGLAPAGTPIPQEAPILFPKLEVGEPKAESPKPGAAAEPSAANGLIGIDDFAKVDFRVAEVIKAEKHPKADKLLVLTLNLGDHTRQVVSGIAQHYTPESLVGKKLVLVANLKPAVLRGVESQGMILAGENAEGKIVVVTPEQDLPPGAKIR